The Vigna angularis cultivar LongXiaoDou No.4 chromosome 9, ASM1680809v1, whole genome shotgun sequence DNA window aaaatataggttTCCATTGAATAATCAGGTCGTTAATTATGTAAAACAGCTAactgaatatttttttctatatatttaagattttcaaaacagttaacaatttagtttttttcaatgtatttctaaaaaataaaatttcaattaatagcTTTATGTTTAGGTGTAAGTAGTTTAGAAAATAAGAGTAATTTAATCTTTAGAAATTTAGAATAGGCGAATCTCTTTTATATGGATTTTTACTCTTGTTTAGTTTATGATACATTCCATATCTTACTTTTTCAActagttaaaaagatttttattcaAACGTTTTTTTAACTGATATTGTTAATAGTTGatctcttttattatttaagaataatttttttatttagtcctgacacattaaaaaatacaaaaaaccaAAAACGGAAAACGTAATATATAGTAatgatgaaaaattaatataacaaatttaaaagttgtAACGGCAATACAAATTTACTAAACAGGTTTGATGTTATATAtgtcaatatataaaatatctgtttgcaaaaattttaaaattaaaagataattcaaaaataatattgacACATGATACGTAAAAACCGTTTATGCAAATCTAAtagaaaaaactaaatatataacaaaaagttaaacttaattgataaaaaaaaataaaagataaaatggaaTACTACTAcattgagaagaagaaaaaaatatttaacctaaaattaaatattgcttaattttatttttaactgtaTTGCTgtagttataaaataaataaagataaaaaaatattcttgaaaAGTGTAAATGTGATATAAGTTTTAGAGatagttataaataatatataacaagGACCTGTTTTTATTTGCTTTACACCGCAGGGGTTGCGGCGGGGCGACTGCCGGCGGTATAGGAAACCGGTTCTCTTCGACGGAGAAAGGAGAGGGATAAAAGGGTAAATGGGAAGAGAGATAATTTAAATCGTTagattcttttaattttgatctaacggttggttttgtttttcttatttttatttgttgttttcctttgatttttgattttcaACGTCTCTGTCTCGCATTTACACTTCACTTTTCCCCTTTCTAAATCTAATTTCTTTGTCTCCTTCTCGCGCGCCGCCGTAGCTCGCCGGTCGCTGGTCGCTGGTCGCCGGTTTTCGTGAGTTCCCCTTTCTCTGTTAATCAATTTCTCTATTTCATTTGCCTGTGTCTCAGCAAAGTTGTCACTCACTCACTCTCGCGATATTAAGTTCGCAACTGAAAAACTGAGAGAGAGTAAGCATCTGCGTCTTCCATACCCTAATTTTGTGTTGTATCATACAATGATGGTGCAGATCGTGAAATTGAGAAGTTTAAAAGGTTTTAATCATGGCAACGGCGACATACCCTCCACCGCCACCTTTTTACAGGCTTTACAAAGATTACTTGCAAGACCCTAAGTCTGCTCCCGAGCCTCCGCCGCCTATTGAAGGGACTTACGTTTGTTTTGGAGGCAATTATACGGTAACCATTTCTTTTCAggatataatattaaaatgaaccTCTGTTGTTGCAATTGCAGTGTCGTTGGTATAATAAGCACTTTCTTGGTGAAATTTTAACTATACATCgaggttttaaaaatgtattcaGATTAGTTGAAAGCTTTTGTGGATGCTTGTTTTCACTAGCATCGATTTTTGGCTTGTGAAAAGAAACCTGAAACAGCTTATGTGGGAGTCAGTTGGTTTGTCTATTGAATTCTTAGAGATTGGTAAAATAGCTTAAACTTATTGATTTCAGTTGTTAGACAATTATTGTTGTGTTTGGGATCATTCGCTGaaatctagaaaaaaaaaagctttttgtaaacaaaaaaaaaactaagctGGCTTTATTTTTTTGGACATCTGTAGTTTATGATAATTTCCCACCCTCAATCATGTTATCTCTAATCAAATTTTCcaatcactttttttattctCGTTCAGCTTCATACatatcctctcttttatttttttaatttataacgtAAAAGCTGATTTATTTTATGGGtcgaaataaaattaattatttagaaatatattctctgcaaacttatccaaatataaacttatttttattatgatcaCAAAGTCTTTGTTTATCTATTTGTACTTTTATGTAGGATCTCTATGTCATGATAACgtattaaaattatagttctttgtttattttcttgtaGACTAGTGATGTTCTGCCAAGCTTGGAAGAACAAGGGGTGCGCCAGCTCTATTCTAAGGGGCCTAATGTTGGTAGGCCATTTTTATCCCTATTCATGCACAATTTGATGTGATAATGTTTTGCAATGACCACAAGTTGCTACAAATAGTTTTGGTTTTCTATTATGATGCTTTTCTATCTCAATATTATCCAGTTGGAAGCTATCGTTCCAGAGAATAGTAAATGATATgacttctctttcttcctccaTAAGAGCTGGTAGTATCATTATGAACCTTGCTTTAACATTTGAATGCTTCTGCGAATCCTTGCTTCGTAATGTTGATAACTCACGTTTAGGTTGTTTGTCTACACTTTGTTGCCATAGGTACTATGTTGCAAAATACTCCCATGTCACTTTCATCATCTTTTGGAAATTTCTATATGAGAAAGATGAATCACTAAGGCACAAACCTAGAATAGATACAGTGTCAATTTCAACTTTACATGCACTGAATTTTTAACTAAGTTGGGTATCTATTCCCTTACTCAATTACTTAATAGGATGGTGTATTTTTGAGCAACTGTTGTGAAATTGTTCATCGTAACTTTCATAAAGTTTTACTGCTCTAGAATGATGACATCCATGCCCATAAAATGAGTAATTTCAGAAAGGGTCAAGTGTTCacaatatattttctctttcataATAAGCTGCTTTAACATAACcgttaaaagatttttttttttaattcttttaccTTCCATCCTTTAGTAAAAGATTCCGATCTTCTATAGATTTCAAGAAGGAGCTGAGGTCACTTAATGGAGAGTTGCAGCTACATGTCCTGGAGCTTGCTGATATTCTTATTGAGAGACCTTCACAGTATGCAAGGAGAGTTGAAGAAATTTCTACTGTATTCAAAAACTTACATCACCTTTTAAATTCATTGCGTCCTCATCAGGTATATTTTCTTCTATACAATTAAGTATAAGGAAATACGCGTGCCTTTGACTGGCATGCTGCTGTTCTGTTTCCGTTGTCTGggattttaattatattttgtatttactTTATAGGCGAGAGCAACTCTGATTCACATTTTGGAACTTCAGATACAACGCCGTAAACAGGCAGTGGAGGACATAAAAaggtataaatatatatgtatatgcgTGTGTGCATAAGAAAGTATACCTGGACTTAATGGGTTGGATTAACTATTATTTTGGATAGATGATAAAGCGTCAGCGATATCTTTTAGATTAATGGATGTAGATATTATCACATAATGAAAACAATCCTCAGAAGGAAGGAACAGATCGCGTTCTTTTTTTTGTAGTAAGGCCTCATTCAGGATTTAGTTGTGACTTTCAAGATTTTAATTAAACACTGCAACAACCAGTTTTTAAATGTTTAGTTTTTGTTTGAGGgtgatttttagttttgaaaattagtttaaaaaaactcccatcatattaaaattaatttataggtAAGTTTATATAATGGTAACAATGCTGACAACAACAATGTTCTTAGTGGTGGTAGTAAGGCTTCAAGGCTACTCAATGTGGGACTCCTAGCAGAATCTTTATAGATAACCGATAACTTGTGATAGAGTTATCCCTCCTAGATTCATATACCCATACCTCCTTACCTTCATAACTACACTATACCTCATTAAAATTACACTTACAAATTGCATACTTAGAATGGATCTTGAACCCATGGAAGACCATGAGAAAGTTTGAATTGTTAATGTGATTGAAACTGACAATGGAGACATgtcacatttttctttttttacaacCCTCTTCTAAAATTTTCTAACATAGAAGACAATTCTCAATGTATCTTGGTTAAGTTAGATGAGCTGTAGATAAACAAAAGGGTGTGATGCTTTTGAAACTTGATTGGTCTGAAACGTATGATTTTATAGGCAGTGAACATAAACTTGATAGGAGGGAAATGTTTAAATGGGGGAGTGAACTATAATTTCCTAACATTAATTAGGTAGTGTTTTCTGTTGTTATTTGTCGCTAGAAGATGGTTTAGCAGATCTTTCTACCTTCTTTTTCCTTGCTTATCTAATTTTGCTTTGGTGAAAATTGAGCAgatacttttctttcatataaTACTAATGCATGATTGggacaaaattttattatatcttgTCAGAGTAAAGCGCTATTTTGATCCTTCAAAACATTCGAGTCAGTTGTATGACAAGGAGAGAAATATGACTTGTTAGGAGACGAATTTAGCCATTTTCATTGAGATTCCTTATTTTGTTATGGAGACTTGCCACACAAACGTTCTGTTATGTTATTTTGTCAGTGattttgttaggtttcttgGGAACAAGAAACCAGATTTTCAGATTCAGTAAAGAAATAAGCACTCAAATCTTACTGCACAATGTATTTAACACTCTAATTCTGAAAAACATAACACAAGAAAACATCCAACAGCTTCCAAGGGAAGAAATTCCCTTCTACACAGGACAAGCCCTGTTCTGAAACAAAATACACTCCACCCACAGAAGTAGAACACCCCCCTccttaaaagacaaaaactgCCTAACTACTAATTAAAACTTCCCCTAACTGTTGTTTAAACTCCTCCTAACTGCCCCTAACCACTTCATACTAActtctatgttttattttttccaaactATCTAACAATTGTCTACAAACTGTCAAATACATTATATATCCTATCATTACTCGCCGAcacaaaacaaccttgtcctcaaggttgtaGTCTAGAAACTGGTCCTTAATCGTTGCGACCACTTCCCATGTGACTGCCTCAAGGCTTTCTTTTGGCCTTTGGATTAATCCTTGAATCTGCAAAGATTTAACTTTGACAACATAATCTTTTCCAAAATCAACAAGTTTATTACTGGAGTTTGCTAGCAATCGATTTCCATAACAGATAAGTAACCGAGACAAAAGGGAGATTGCCAACTTTCTTGTCCTTCTTGCATAGGGCCTGCCACTTTGTCAAGAAATACTCCCCCAACTGGTTTTCTGATGTTGGGTTTACTAGAGACACCAATATCTTGAATTCTTGGATGACTTTTTCCCCCCTCCCTGTCCTTGTTACTGCTGCCATCCTCTCACGTAAAATTTCCACACTCCCAATCTGTGTTACTGCTGCCAAAGTCTCCAATAACATGTTTCCCTTGTTCCCTTCAACTATCCTTAGTTTAGGTGTTGCAAGATCTTCCCAAGAAAGGTTATGAGATTTCTGTTGCCAGGTATTGAACCCCTTGACTGCATTTTTTCCCATGTTATTGATGGTTAGGTGTACTTCTGCTGCTCCTGTGATGTTCTGGACTTCAAAAACATTTTCTGTCCCAACACCAACTACCTTTGAACCATCTACACTCAAAACAGCCTCATCTTTTACTTTACTCCCAGAAGTAACGGTTACAATGTTCCCACCACATCGGCCTTCTTTCCTTTGTCTTCACCCACCTTCACTGTTTTGACATATTCACCAAGACCTACCACACTATCCCCACTAAAACCAGCAACTTTTGCAACTTCATTCTGAGAAGCAAGAGTCACAACATTCCCATCACAGTCTTGGTCTCCACCTTCCTCTTCACTGAtatccttttctcttcttcccacTCTATCTCCATACACAGAACCTCTACTTCCATCTGACTCTCTTTCCATGTTCTTGAGTCTTTGCAAGATATCCTTCATCATATCTTCGAACCTTTGAAAGTTGGCCCTAGTTTCCTCTCTATTCTCCTCAAAAGCTCTCTAATGCACTCACTCTACTTTCCATGGTGTTTGACTGATCCAGCAGGTCAGACTAAATTGTTAGGTTTCTTGGGAACAAGAAACCAGATTTTCAGATTCAGTAAAGAAATAAGCACTCAAATCTTACTGCACAATGTATTTAACACTCTAATTCTGAAAAACATAACACAAGAAAACATCCAACAGCTTCCAAGGGAAGAAATTCCCTTCTACACAGGACAAGCCCTGTTCTGAGACAAAATACACTCCACCCACAGAACTAGAACACCCCCCTccttaaaagacaaaaactgCCTAACTACTAATTAAAACTTCCCCTAACTGCTGTTTAAACTCCTCCTAATTACCCCTAACCACTTCATACTAActtctatgttttattttttccaaactATCTAACAATTGTCTACAAACTGTCAAATACATTACATATCCTATCAGATTTAGTAATTCATCTACTGTATAAACCATGAATATTAAGGAGTGAAGGATGGAAGAAAGTTATAAGTTTAATTGTTATCTTTTTTACACTGATTCCGcccttaaaaatgaaaatggtgaTTCGCAATTTATTGGAACAAATGTTATCGAATCCAAATCTTCTAGGGACGAAAATGgtgtttgatttgtttttgtCATTGGCCTTTTTTCTAAGGTAATCTCGCTATTTGCAGGAGGAGAGAGGAAGCACGACGGCTCCTTAACGAGTCCTTAGCAACACTTGATGGTCATTAGAGCGTTCTCAATCTTGTATTCACAGCAAGAATCAActgatgaaattaattttagaatgaATTTTGACCTCTAGATTTTAGCAAATGATGAAAAGATTAAAACAAGAAATTTGATGAAAGCTGTTTTGCAGCTTGTGTAGAGATATTAGAATTAGAAGAATTGTGTGAGTGTTGCTACTGCCCTTATAAATATTCAGTGTATGGAAGTCTGAACTGTCAATGTAGGATAATGGTGGGACGAATTTGCCTCtgttgaatattatttaaataatattatagtacCATCTTTATGGAAAGTTTCACTGAGTTTTCCTGAATTGTTCAGTGCAACTGACCGTGAGATTCCATTCATTAAATACTCTTGCGCATCTCCTCCAGTTTTAACAAAAATGAACAGCAACACCATTTAACCTAGAATGGTGATTTATATGTTGGGGACAGAGAATACGTCAAACCATGCCTGCCAGAACAACACATTATCAGATTTCATGATCAAGATGCTACTATATTTAGTTCCCTGATTCTCTTGGGTTTTGCAGTTGGTATTTATTTCTACAACGAATCAACATAGACACTTTGCATTTTCTTGTCTCATGCTATTATGCATAGTATTTGAGATGCTACCTTTAACTCGTGCACGAGTTAGGTGTGGTGTTCTGTTACTCGTGCAGCTGGAGagatgaggaggaggaggacAAGGATAAAGAAGAGATCATTCAAGGAATTCAATGAAACTAAGACTAGTGAGGGACTCtaagaagaaaagaacaagaCTAGGTGCTTTCTTTATTTGCATACAAATCCTGTCTTGCATAagtaaattaaacaattttttattttagaaattttaggAATTAAAAATTGTGTTGTTTTTTGATATGATTAATAGTATTAGAATGTTTGTTTTCAGGAAGTTAAATTTTgactttagtttttttattagatatcaTGTCTATTGCGAACttatttattgaagaaaaaatataaacgAGTTATCTTTTTCTCACCTTTCACCTAGAGTCTTTATAGAaaggttttaatatattttttttaaattttatcttgaTATTCAAGtgacaattttttattcttcaaatggTAGTCGTCATCTTGTAATTCTttctacattttattttatttgatttgttctTGAGAATGCtgagagttatatatatatatatatttgatctataagttcttttatttttttattgcttttctgattctaatttatatatacagtGTACTATTGTTACTATCGTTATACTATTAAtgatattattactattattctcttatatttcttatgttttgttttgttaattcaATCATTTGTTCAATAATGGATTTCATTCCcacttttatttgtgtttttagatttttgtgATCTAATTGGTTGAATATTATTAGATCATTTTAAGAAAATCTATAAAGAGAGATTGTGTTTTTATGATTGATTTTGATTATTAGTCTTAGTTTGATAGATTCCAAagtttagttattattattttttagcaacaagaaacatttaaaatataatagaagTGGTATAATTATGACATTGAATTCAGTTATAAAATGTTGATATCACTTTGTTAAAACAcaattatatattgttaatgAAACAAGCTGTAAGTGTATTAGTTAAAAATACAAAGTGAATTAAACGCTAATATCTTTAACAGTcgataaataaatgtttaaaaactAATGAAATTCAAGATTCGCTACGAAATTTTctgaaatttaatttagaacGGAAAATAGATAATACCATGAATAAATTCATGAAAATTGAAGTATTATAGATAGTTTAAGAAACAATACTCCTTTGTCTTCCAGTCATTTGCAgtaatttaatttgttaattataaAACATTCTTTTAGCATATGTATTTCTGTTTCAAATCGCATAATTGCTGTGTAAATTTAACCAGAAATTAAAacgaaaaacattttttttttcaaatatttgagACGTGAATCTGctagaataaaaagaaaaaatctcgAATACGCCAATAAATATACAATTCAACAGTcgatttttataaataagtcAAGCAGTTTCGTTTTCAGTTTCGTTTTCAGTTTCGACAGTGTAtagatttgaattttgattgTAGCATgtataattaaacttattttgaaaaaaaaaattataagcaGGATTAGATAAACGGATGATACTAATAGGATTTGACTGAAAACATTGATATACTGTTGGATTCTATACTGTGTTGATAAGATACTATAAAAGCAGAAACCATGCTATCACAAACAGAAgctataaaaaagaaaattacagcAGCATTAACctttttatgaaagaaaacaaataacaaaacataATTAGTCAAGCTGAAGCAGCTATTTGCTGCCTCTATTATTACGTTTTACACATTCAACCCATTAGAAGATATCAGGTGGGAAATGCCCAGTAAAGGGGTTGCTCTGTTGAGCCTGCTTCAAATGCATTGCCAAAGCATAGTTATTCACCTGTCAACAAATCAATGGTCATAGAAATCATCAGTATGCTCAAAAGCAATTATTAATAGGAAAAAGGCTAGCGTAACACTTTAGATTTTTCATCCACCATTACCCATTAATCCAGTTTGTCTGAATTTAATAACGGACCAGTTTGAATTTGTAAATTGATTTCTTATAGTAGGATGCAATATTTAGGTATTTGCCCTCTCCCCTTTACAAGCCAAAGTTGCACTCTCACTTATAAACCTATATATAAATAGCAGATTGCTATATTGACTCCTAAACAATAAAGAGAGTCTAAAAATTAAGACCAAACTACGAGAGATGATACCGATTAAATCCTTAGCCTAACGAACAGCTGTGACTGCGAACAATTAAGATGGAAAGTTGATTCAAACCTCGAGAGTTCTAATCTGC harbors:
- the LOC108320690 gene encoding mediator of RNA polymerase II transcription subunit 7a; its protein translation is MATATYPPPPPFYRLYKDYLQDPKSAPEPPPPIEGTYVCFGGNYTTSDVLPSLEEQGVRQLYSKGPNVDFKKELRSLNGELQLHVLELADILIERPSQYARRVEEISTVFKNLHHLLNSLRPHQARATLIHILELQIQRRKQAVEDIKRRREEARRLLNESLATLDGH